The Daucus carota subsp. sativus chromosome 9, DH1 v3.0, whole genome shotgun sequence genome window below encodes:
- the LOC108202451 gene encoding calmodulin-binding transcription activator 6 isoform X2: MIGFAMESSAQGLLDASEIHGFRTLQELDISNIMEEAKGRWLRPNEVHAILCNHKYFNVFVKPVNFPSGGTIVLFDRRKLRNFRKDGHSWKKKKDGKTVKEAHEHLKVGNEERIHVYYAHGQDNTTFVRRCYWLLDKKLENIVLVHYRETQEMQSQGSPIASINSNSCSALSEQPAWLLPEESDSGVVRAYSASTQAPIGNSTEAPNKFIQHHEIRLHEINTLEWDELVVPDDPNKLTISDEGNILCFEQRSSEFETNGHKSYINDSNNSLFESNGRVDLPLINGSKAVNTGTDDSLRIINKDGLQTQDSIGRWMTYIMADSTNPEVADDPNLESFISTGQDLSTFMNQTKPSMLTDHQNLTCPEQMFTITDISPASALSAEETKILVVGYFHQDPSPLAKSNLLCVCGDECISADLVQAGVYRSFVSPHKPGLVDLYLSFDGQNPISQVVTFEYHCVTEKLMNLSENKLKEEFQYQMRLSHLLFSASNRLTILSSKPGRNALKEAKIFIHKTCQISDNWTSLVKSINSSNFSYLRAKDSLFEITLQNRLHEWLLDRIVEGSEISVRDDQGLGVIHYCAILGYTWAVYPFSLSGLSLDYRDKYGWTALHWASSYGRKDMVAALLSAGAKPNLVTDPTSENPGGCTGADLASKNGYDGLAAYLAEKGLVEHFKDMSIAGNVSGSLQITTSNFDISGTFTEEETCLKDTLAAYRTAADAAARIQAAFREQSLKLQRDAIQLSNPEDEARNIIAAMKIQHAFRNHETRKKILAAARIQHRFHTWKIRKDFLNLRRQTVRIQAIFRGFQVRKQYRKIIFAVGVLEKVILRWRLKRKGFRGLQVCPGEVAIDVEQNNNAEEDFFKVSRKQAEERVERSVVRVQAMFRSKRAQEDYQKMKLAHHKASLEYEGLVNPDTDMG; the protein is encoded by the exons ATG ATTGGATTCGCCATGGAAAGCTCCGCTCAAGGACTGCTCGATGCCTCCGAAATTCACGGTTTTCGAACTCTCCAAG AGTTGGATATTAGCAACATAATGGAGGAGGCCAAGGGAAGATGGCTCCGACCAAATGAGGTTCATGCAATACTGTGTAaccataaatattttaatgtttttgtcAAGCCGGTGAACTTCCCATCAG GTGGCACTATTGTTTTGTTTGACCGTAGAAAACTCAGAAATTTCCGGAAAGATGGCCATAGttggaagaagaaaaaagaCGGGAAGACTGTAAAAGAAGCACATGAACACTTAAAG GTTGGTAATGAAGAGCGAATTCATGTATACTATGCACATGGCCAAGATAACACGACTTTTGTTCGCAGATGTTACTGGCTACTTGATAA GAAGTTGGAGAACATTGTCCTTGTACACTATCGTGAAACTCAAGAG ATGCAGTCACAGGGTTCTCCAATTGCATCTATCAATTCCAACTCTTGCTCAGCCCTTTCTGAGCAACCTGCCTGGCTTCTACCCGAAGAATCCGATTCCGGTGTTGTGAGGGCATACAGtgcaagcacccaagcccctataG GCAACAGTACAGAGGCTCCTAACAAGTTCATTCAGCATCATGAAATAAGACTTCATGAAATTAATACACTTGAATGGGATGAGCTTGTTGTACCGGATGATCCGAATAAATTGACTATTTCTGATGAAG GAAACATTCTATGCTTTGAACAGCGGAGTAGTGAATTTGAAACGAATGGCCATAAAAGTTAT ATCAATGATTCAAACAACAGTCTCTTTGAGTCAAATGGTCGAGTGGACCTTCCACTTATCAATGGCTCCAAAGCAGTGAATACAGGCACTGATGACTCTTTGCGAATTATAAACAAAGATGGTCTGCAAACTCAGGACAGCATTGGAAGATGGATGACCTATATCATGGCCGATTCTACCAATCCTGAAGTAGCAGATGACCCAAATTTGGAATCTTTTATTTCAACTGGTCAAGATTTGTCTACATTTATGAATCAGACTAAACCATCTATGTTAACAGATCACCAAAATTTGACATGTCCGGAGCAAATGTTCACCATAACCGATATCTCACCTGCATCTGCTTTATCGGCGGAAGAAACAAAG ATCCTAGTTGTTGGTTATTTCCATCAAGATCCGTCTCCTCTTGCAAAATCTAATCTACTTTGTGTTTGTGGGGATGAATGCATTTCTGCTGACCTTGTTCAAGCTGGAGTCTATCGTTCTTTTGTTTCACCTCATAAACCTGGTTTAGTTGATCTTTATTTGAGCTTTGATGGGCAGAATCCCATCAGCCAAGTTGTGACCTTCGAGTATCACTGTGTCACtgaaaagttgatgaatttgtcTGAAAACAAATTGAAGGAAGAATTTCAATATCAGATGAGGCTTTCTCATTTGCTCTTCTCTGCATCAAACAGGCTTACTATATTGTCTAGCAAACCAGGTCGAAATGCCCTGAAAGAGgccaaaatatttattcataaaaCTTGTCAAATTTCTGATAATTGGACGTCCTTGGTGAAATCTATTAACAGCAGCAACTTTTCATATCTAAGGGCTAAAGATAGCTTGTTTGAGATTACTTTGCAGAACAGACTTCATGAGTGGCTGTTAGATAGGATAGTTGAAGGGTCTGAGATCTCTGTTCGAGATGATCAAGGCTTAGGAGTAATTCATTACTGTGCAATTTTAGGATATACATGGGCGGTTTATCCATTTTCGTTGTCTGGCTTATCATTGGATTATCGGGATAAATATGGATGGACAGCTCTTCACTGGGCTTCATCTTATGGAAG GAAGGACATGGTTGCAGCTCTTCTATCTGCAGGTGCAAAGCCAAATTTGGTGACTGACCCCACTTCAGAAAACCCTGGTGGATGCACTGGAGCTGATCTTGCATCGAAGAATGGTTATGACGGTTTGGCTGCTTATCTTGCCGAAAAGGGATTAGTGGAACATTTTAAGGATATGAGCATAGCTGGGAATGTCAGTGGCTCACTACAGATCACCACATCTAATTTTGATATCTCTGGGACATTTACTGAGGAAGAGACATGCTTGAAAGATACGTTGGCAGCTTACCGCACTGCTGCTGATGCAGCAGCACGCATACAGGCTGCATTTAGGGAGCAGTCACTTAAATTGCAGAGAGATGCTATTCAGTTGTCCAATCCAGAGGATGAAGCACGCAATATAATTGCAGCAATGAAAATTCAGCATGCCTTTCGGAACCATGAAACACGGAAAAAGATACTGGCAGCTGCCAGAATTCAACACAGGTTCCACACTTGGAAGATACGAAAAGATTTTCTTAATCTGCGTCGCCAAACCGTCAGAATACAA GCTATCTTTAGGGGTTTCCAAGTCCGAAAACAGTACAGGAAAATTATATTTGCTGTGGGAGTGCTTGAAAAGGTAATCTTGCGTTGGCGTTTGAAAAGGAAAGGTTTCCGCGGTCTTCAGGTTTGTCCAGGTGAAGTTGCCATAGATGTGGAACAAAATAACAATGCGGAGGAGGACTTCTTTAAAGTCAGCAGAAAGCAGGCTGAAGAGCGTGTTGAGCGATCTGTTGTAAGGGTTCAAGCCATGTTTCGCTCAAAGCGAGCTCAAGAAGACTATCAGAAGATGAAACTAGCACATCATAAAGCTTCT CTGGAATATGAAGGTCTAGTGAATCCTGACACAGACATGGGATAG
- the LOC108200313 gene encoding bZIP transcription factor 53: MDHAKRPSSGSEEDDRYMMITEDKKRKRMISNRESARRSRMKRQQHMQDLNNQIMFYKNRRTEINQSISNFTEQFTAIENQNRIMRAQKEELRKRLEAAELVTSYLDAAKGYPVNTAEEPWYYNLWQPSQSMPIMTSAEFFQF, encoded by the coding sequence ATGGATCATGCAAAACGTCCCAGCTCTGGCTCTGAAGAAGATGATCGATACATGATGATCACAGAGGACAAGAAGCGAAAGAGAATGATCTCAAACCGCGAGTCTGCAAGGCGTTCACGGATGAAAAGGCAGCAGCACATGCAGGATCTTAATAACCAGATCATGTTCTACAAGAACAGAAGAACTGAGATTAATCAGAGCATTAGTAATTTCACAGAACAGTTCACAGCAATTGAGAATCAGAACAGGATAATGCGAGCACAGAAAGAAGAGCTGAGGAAAAGATTAGAAGCAGCGGAACTTGTTACCAGCTATTTAGATGCAGCGAAGGGGTATCCTGTGAATACTGCTGAGGAACCCTGGTATTATAACCTGTGGCAGCCTTCACAGTCCATGCCTATCATGACTTCTGCCGAGTTTTTCCAGTTCTGA
- the LOC108202452 gene encoding acetate--CoA ligase CCL3 — protein MGERDIDDLPKNNANYTALTPLGFLERAALVHPNRTSIVHGSLSYTWLQTYQRCRRLASALAKRSISSGSTVAIIAPNTPALYEAHFGIPMAGAVVNTVNVRLNAGTISFLLEHSRSAVVMVDQEFFKLAEEALKLLADKAKSNFKPPILIVIADEDCDQKSLQYALDRGAVEYEKFLETGDPEFSWKPPQDEWKTIALGYTSGTTASPKGVVLHHRGAYLMALSNVVIWKMTEGVVYLWTLPMFHCNGWCFPWTLAALCGTSICLRQVTAKGVYSAIANNGVTHFCAAPVVLNTLVNAPQNEKVVPLPRVVHVMTAGAAPPTSVLQGMAQHGFRVTHTYGLSETYGPSTVNAWKPEWDKLSLEEQAKRNSRQGVRYVGLEGLDVVNTKDMKPVPADGTTVGEIVFRGNVVMKGYLKNPKANAEAFANGWYHSGDLAVKHPDGYIEIKDRSKDIIISGGENISSVEVENVLYKHPAVMEASVVARPDEQWGESPCAFITLKPGVNQSDEHKISEDVMKFCRSNMPAYWVPKSVVFGPLPKTATGKVQKHVLRAKAKEMGPVRKSRL, from the exons ATGGGAGAGAGAGATATAGATGACCTACCAAAAAACAATGCAAACTACACAGCTTTAACACCGCTAGGGTTTCTCGAAAGAGCTGCTTTGGTTCATCCTAACCGCACGTCAATTGTTCATGGCTCCCTTTCTTACACCTGGCTCCAAACTTACCAACGTTGTCGACGCTTGGCTTCTGCTCTCGCCAAACGCTCCATCTCCTCCGGCAGCACG GTAGCAATTATTGCACCAAACACCCCTGCCCTGTATGAAGCTCATTTTGGAATTCCAATGGCTGGTGCTGTCGTCAACACTGTTAATGTTCGTCTAAATGCTGGAACTATTTCTTTCCTTCTAGAGCATTCACGTTCTGCAGTTGTGATGGTGGACCAAGAGTTCTTTAAATTGGCAGAGGAAGCTTTAAAACTTTTGGCAGACAAGGCCAAGAGCAACTTTAAGCCCCCAATTCTGATTGTTATTGCAGATGAAGACTGTGATCAAAAGTCACTTCAGTATGCGTTAGATAGAGGAGCAGTTGAATATGAGAAATTCCTTGAGACCGGTGATCCAGAGTTCTCATGGAAACCACCACAGGATGAGTGGAAGACTATTGCTCTGGGTTATACTTCTGGTACAACAGCTAGCCCCAAGGGAGTGGTGTTGCATCATAGAGGAGCGTATCTCATGGCATTGAGTAATGTAGTGATATGGAAAATGACTGAAGGAGTCGTGTATCTATGGACATTACCCATGTTTCATTGCAATGGTTGGTGTTTTCCGTGGACGCTGGCTGCTCTGTGCGGGACAAGCATATGCCTTCGGCAG GTGACAGCAAAGGGTGTTTATTCCGCCATTGCCAACAATGGTGTAACTCATTTCTGTGCTGCACCTGTGGTGCTCAACACTCTTGTAAATGCCCCACAAAACGAGAAAGTTGTTCCCCTCCCTCGAGTTGTGCATGTAATGACAGCAGGGGCTGCTCCACCAACCTCTGTTCTACAAGGTATGGCCCAACATGGATTTCGTGTCACACACACTTATGGCTTATCTGAAACCTATGGTCCATCAACGGTAAATGCATGGAAACCTGAGTGGGACAAACTATCCCTGGAAGAGCAAGCTAAACGGAATTCGAGGCAAGGAGTACGGTATGTTGGCTTAGAGGGTTTAGACGTTGTCAACACTAAAGACATGAAACCTGTCCCAGCAGACGGAACCACTGTAGGGGAGATTGTATTTCGGGGTAATGTTGTCATGAAAGGGTACCTAAAGAACCCTAAAGCCAATGCGGAGGCTTTTGCAAACGGCTGGTATCATTCAGGGGATCTTGCTGTGAAACATCCAGACGGGTATATCGAAATTAAAGACAGATCAAAAGACATAATCATTTCTGGAGGAGAGAATATCAGTAGTGTGGAGGTTGAAAATGTTCTATACAAACATCCAGCAGTTATGGAGGCATCAGTGGTAGCTAGGCCAGACGAACAATGGGGAGAATCTCCATGTGCATTTATCACTTTAAAGCCCGGAGTCAATCAATCTGATGAACACAAGATAAGTGAAGATGTAATGAAATTCTGCCGGTCCAATATGCCTGCATATTGGGTGCCAAAATCAGTAGTGTTTGGCCCATTACCGAAGACTGCTACTGGGAAAGTACAGAAGCATGTCCTGCGAGCAAAGGCAAAGGAGATGGGACCGGTGAGGAAGAGTAGGTTATAA
- the LOC108200312 gene encoding probable bifunctional TENA-E protein, with the protein MEGKHMIEKTGMIETWLRKHTLLYTGATRHPFLLSIRDGTIDLSSFKKWLGQNIIVFRALVPFVASVLVKAWKESDDKSDVDMLLNIMASMNHENSCFKEEASKWRVSLTSVVPEKAILEYCSFLESLMNSEVEYAVALTVFGIMETAFYEGFAHCLENGTKIPEELTEFCQRYGSDGFRHQCQSLQNAANRLLEKAPNEVRSKAEVNLVKGLEHEIELWNISRREV; encoded by the exons ATGGAAGGAAAGCATATGATTGAGAAGACTGGAATGATAGAGACTTGGTTAAGAAAGCACACTCTTCTGTACACTGGAGCTACCAGGCATCCTTTTCTTCTCAGCATTAGAGATGGCACTATTGATCTCTCCTCCTTCAAGAAATGGCTG GGACAGAACATTATCGTTTTTAGAGCACTTGTCCCCTTCGTAGCTAGTGTGTTGGTGAAAGCTTGGAAGGAATCAGATGACAAATCAGATGTGGACATGTTGCTAAATATTATGGCTTCCATGAATCATGAGAACTCTTGTTTTAAAGAAGAGGCTTCAAAGTGGAGAGTTTCGCTGACTAGCGTTGTTCCAGAAAAGGCTATCCTTGAATACTGCAG CTTTTTGGAAAGCTTGATGAACTCAGAAGTGGAATATGCAGTGGCCCTCACAGTGTTTGGCATCATGGAAACCGCTTTTTATGAGGGCTTTGCTCATTGTCTAGAAAATGGGACTAAAATTCCAGAGGAGCTGACTGAGTTTTGCCAAAGATATGGAAGTGATGGCTTTCGTCATCAGTGCCAATCTCTTCAAAATGCAGCTAATCGTCTCCTGGAAAAAGCACCCAACGAGGTGCGCTCAAAAGCTGAAGTTAATCTGGTGAAGGGTCTTGAACATGAAATTGAACTTTGGAATATAAGCCGCAGGGAGGTCTAA
- the LOC108202451 gene encoding calmodulin-binding transcription activator 6 isoform X1 encodes MIGFAMESSAQGLLDASEIHGFRTLQELDISNIMEEAKGRWLRPNEVHAILCNHKYFNVFVKPVNFPSGGTIVLFDRRKLRNFRKDGHSWKKKKDGKTVKEAHEHLKVGNEERIHVYYAHGQDNTTFVRRCYWLLDKKLENIVLVHYRETQESQGSPIASINSNSCSALSEQPAWLLPEESDSGVVRAYSASTQAPIGNSTEAPNKFIQHHEIRLHEINTLEWDELVVPDDPNKLTISDEGNILCFEQRSSEFETNGHKSYINDSNNSLFESNGRVDLPLINGSKAVNTGTDDSLRIINKDGLQTQDSIGRWMTYIMADSTNPEVADDPNLESFISTGQDLSTFMNQTKPSMLTDHQNLTCPEQMFTITDISPASALSAEETKILVVGYFHQDPSPLAKSNLLCVCGDECISADLVQAGVYRSFVSPHKPGLVDLYLSFDGQNPISQVVTFEYHCVTEKLMNLSENKLKEEFQYQMRLSHLLFSASNRLTILSSKPGRNALKEAKIFIHKTCQISDNWTSLVKSINSSNFSYLRAKDSLFEITLQNRLHEWLLDRIVEGSEISVRDDQGLGVIHYCAILGYTWAVYPFSLSGLSLDYRDKYGWTALHWASSYGRKDMVAALLSAGAKPNLVTDPTSENPGGCTGADLASKNGYDGLAAYLAEKGLVEHFKDMSIAGNVSGSLQITTSNFDISGTFTEEETCLKDTLAAYRTAADAAARIQAAFREQSLKLQRDAIQLSNPEDEARNIIAAMKIQHAFRNHETRKKILAAARIQHRFHTWKIRKDFLNLRRQTVRIQAIFRGFQVRKQYRKIIFAVGVLEKVILRWRLKRKGFRGLQVCPGEVAIDVEQNNNAEEDFFKVSRKQAEERVERSVVRVQAMFRSKRAQEDYQKMKLAHHKASLEYEGLVNPDTDMG; translated from the exons ATG ATTGGATTCGCCATGGAAAGCTCCGCTCAAGGACTGCTCGATGCCTCCGAAATTCACGGTTTTCGAACTCTCCAAG AGTTGGATATTAGCAACATAATGGAGGAGGCCAAGGGAAGATGGCTCCGACCAAATGAGGTTCATGCAATACTGTGTAaccataaatattttaatgtttttgtcAAGCCGGTGAACTTCCCATCAG GTGGCACTATTGTTTTGTTTGACCGTAGAAAACTCAGAAATTTCCGGAAAGATGGCCATAGttggaagaagaaaaaagaCGGGAAGACTGTAAAAGAAGCACATGAACACTTAAAG GTTGGTAATGAAGAGCGAATTCATGTATACTATGCACATGGCCAAGATAACACGACTTTTGTTCGCAGATGTTACTGGCTACTTGATAA GAAGTTGGAGAACATTGTCCTTGTACACTATCGTGAAACTCAAGAG TCACAGGGTTCTCCAATTGCATCTATCAATTCCAACTCTTGCTCAGCCCTTTCTGAGCAACCTGCCTGGCTTCTACCCGAAGAATCCGATTCCGGTGTTGTGAGGGCATACAGtgcaagcacccaagcccctataG GCAACAGTACAGAGGCTCCTAACAAGTTCATTCAGCATCATGAAATAAGACTTCATGAAATTAATACACTTGAATGGGATGAGCTTGTTGTACCGGATGATCCGAATAAATTGACTATTTCTGATGAAG GAAACATTCTATGCTTTGAACAGCGGAGTAGTGAATTTGAAACGAATGGCCATAAAAGTTAT ATCAATGATTCAAACAACAGTCTCTTTGAGTCAAATGGTCGAGTGGACCTTCCACTTATCAATGGCTCCAAAGCAGTGAATACAGGCACTGATGACTCTTTGCGAATTATAAACAAAGATGGTCTGCAAACTCAGGACAGCATTGGAAGATGGATGACCTATATCATGGCCGATTCTACCAATCCTGAAGTAGCAGATGACCCAAATTTGGAATCTTTTATTTCAACTGGTCAAGATTTGTCTACATTTATGAATCAGACTAAACCATCTATGTTAACAGATCACCAAAATTTGACATGTCCGGAGCAAATGTTCACCATAACCGATATCTCACCTGCATCTGCTTTATCGGCGGAAGAAACAAAG ATCCTAGTTGTTGGTTATTTCCATCAAGATCCGTCTCCTCTTGCAAAATCTAATCTACTTTGTGTTTGTGGGGATGAATGCATTTCTGCTGACCTTGTTCAAGCTGGAGTCTATCGTTCTTTTGTTTCACCTCATAAACCTGGTTTAGTTGATCTTTATTTGAGCTTTGATGGGCAGAATCCCATCAGCCAAGTTGTGACCTTCGAGTATCACTGTGTCACtgaaaagttgatgaatttgtcTGAAAACAAATTGAAGGAAGAATTTCAATATCAGATGAGGCTTTCTCATTTGCTCTTCTCTGCATCAAACAGGCTTACTATATTGTCTAGCAAACCAGGTCGAAATGCCCTGAAAGAGgccaaaatatttattcataaaaCTTGTCAAATTTCTGATAATTGGACGTCCTTGGTGAAATCTATTAACAGCAGCAACTTTTCATATCTAAGGGCTAAAGATAGCTTGTTTGAGATTACTTTGCAGAACAGACTTCATGAGTGGCTGTTAGATAGGATAGTTGAAGGGTCTGAGATCTCTGTTCGAGATGATCAAGGCTTAGGAGTAATTCATTACTGTGCAATTTTAGGATATACATGGGCGGTTTATCCATTTTCGTTGTCTGGCTTATCATTGGATTATCGGGATAAATATGGATGGACAGCTCTTCACTGGGCTTCATCTTATGGAAG GAAGGACATGGTTGCAGCTCTTCTATCTGCAGGTGCAAAGCCAAATTTGGTGACTGACCCCACTTCAGAAAACCCTGGTGGATGCACTGGAGCTGATCTTGCATCGAAGAATGGTTATGACGGTTTGGCTGCTTATCTTGCCGAAAAGGGATTAGTGGAACATTTTAAGGATATGAGCATAGCTGGGAATGTCAGTGGCTCACTACAGATCACCACATCTAATTTTGATATCTCTGGGACATTTACTGAGGAAGAGACATGCTTGAAAGATACGTTGGCAGCTTACCGCACTGCTGCTGATGCAGCAGCACGCATACAGGCTGCATTTAGGGAGCAGTCACTTAAATTGCAGAGAGATGCTATTCAGTTGTCCAATCCAGAGGATGAAGCACGCAATATAATTGCAGCAATGAAAATTCAGCATGCCTTTCGGAACCATGAAACACGGAAAAAGATACTGGCAGCTGCCAGAATTCAACACAGGTTCCACACTTGGAAGATACGAAAAGATTTTCTTAATCTGCGTCGCCAAACCGTCAGAATACAA GCTATCTTTAGGGGTTTCCAAGTCCGAAAACAGTACAGGAAAATTATATTTGCTGTGGGAGTGCTTGAAAAGGTAATCTTGCGTTGGCGTTTGAAAAGGAAAGGTTTCCGCGGTCTTCAGGTTTGTCCAGGTGAAGTTGCCATAGATGTGGAACAAAATAACAATGCGGAGGAGGACTTCTTTAAAGTCAGCAGAAAGCAGGCTGAAGAGCGTGTTGAGCGATCTGTTGTAAGGGTTCAAGCCATGTTTCGCTCAAAGCGAGCTCAAGAAGACTATCAGAAGATGAAACTAGCACATCATAAAGCTTCT CTGGAATATGAAGGTCTAGTGAATCCTGACACAGACATGGGATAG
- the LOC108201579 gene encoding DELLA protein RGL1 produces MSEILPIEQLSFTEIYNHCNNFQTHEWGMSKEVKYENQSVKEEFFSSDPLQEQPVEFFSEIKGFDESFSDIKYLPVEQCHKVRKISNGQRMAGAESVRETTRTIPLAGLEILNNYGSRFSLSHGEMEIASSYEIAQTKVGVRQLTTDGILRLAGEKFIRSCSPRNADLSLLVGPISSSFPCLTDDEVNDVELVQILLMSAEKVGRQQYDCASKLLDLCDGLSSPEGNPVQRLVYYFVKALREKIYHETGVIPSNCLDIKHFFDVKEALMSPTPTVISFHKEVPFSQINQFIGVQVIVENVGEAKRVHIIDLEIRSGMQCMVLMQALVNRRQSPLDHFKVTALGTKSKEKIEETGRRLMTFAMSMNIPFSFNVIMVADMLALNKSLFTLDPREVVAVVSSYYLWTLLAVPNQLECLMGVIRKINPCIMVITEVEAKHNSPVFVNRFTEALFFYGVFFDAVEDCMGHKNPNRLTTESMFLNQGIRTIVAAEKEERTIRHVSIAVWRAFFARFRMVEKQLSMSSLYQADLVLKNFSCSNSCTLVRDEKGLIIGWKGTPVHSLTTWKFL; encoded by the coding sequence ATGAGTGAGATACTTCCAATAGAGCAACTGAGTTTTACTGAAATTTACAATCATTGTAATAATTTTCAGACGCATGAATGGGGAATGTCGAAGGAGGTTAAGTATGAAAATCAGAGTGTTAAGGAAGAGTTCTTTTCCTCGGATCCTCTTCAGGAACAGCCAGTGGAGTTCTTTTCAGAGATTAAAGGCTTTGATGAGTCCTTtagtgatattaaatatttacctGTTGAACAATGTCACAAAGTAAGAAAGATTAGCAATGGTCAGAGAATGGCTGGTGCTGAATCCGTCAGAGAAACTACAAGGACGATCCCTCTGGCCGGCCTTGAGATTCTGAATAACTATGGGAGTAGGTTTAGTCTGTCACATGGTGAAATGGAAATTGCCTCCAGCTATGAGATTGCACAAACAAAGGTGGGCGTGCGCCAATTGACAACTGATGGAATTCTGCGGTTGGCTGGAGAAAAGTTCATCCGATCATGTTCCCCAAGAAACGCTGACCTTTCATTGCTTGTCGGTCCAATATCTAGCTCTTTCCCTTGCTTAACAGACGATGAGGTCAATGATGTTGAGCTTGTCCAAATTCTTCTCATGTCTGCTGAGAAAGTTGGGAGGCAACAATATGATTGTGCAAGCAAGCTTCTGGATCTTTGTGATGGCCTGTCTTCTCCAGAAGGAAATCCTGTTCAAAGATTAGTGTATTACTTTGTGAAAGCTCTACGAGAGAAGATTTATCATGAAACAGGTGTGATTCCATCGAATTGTCTGGATATTAAACACTTCTTTGATGTCAAAGAGGCACTGATGAGTCCGACCCCTACTGTCATTTCATTCCACAAAGAGGTACCCTTCTctcaaattaatcaatttatcgGAGTCCAAGTAATTGTAGAAAATGTTGGAGAGGCCAAAAGGGTTCATATAATTGACCTTGAGATCAGAAGTGGGATGCAGTGTATGGTACTGATGCAAGCTCTTGTCAATCGACGCCAGAGTCCCCTTGATCATTTTAAGGTAACTGCCCTCGGAActaaatcaaaagaaaaaattgaagaGACGGGTAGAAGATTAATGACTTTTGCTATGTCCATGAACATACCCTTCTCCTTCAATGTGATCATGGTTGCAGACATGCTTGCTCTGAATAAAAGCTTATTTACGCTTGATCCCAGAGAAGTAGTTGCAGTAGTCTCATCGTACTACTTGTGGACCTTGCTTGCAGTCCCCAATCAGCTCGAGTGCCTTATGGGAGTGATCAGAAAGATCAATCCATGTATAATGGTGATCACTGAAGTTGAGGCAAAACATAATTCTCCGGTCTTTGTGAACCGTTTCACTGAGGCTTTGTTCTTCTATGGTGTGTTTTTCGACGCTGTAGAAGATTGCATGGGCCACAAGAATCCAAACAGATTGACAACTGAATCCATGTTTCTTAATCAGGGAATAAGGACTATTGTTGCAGCTGAGAAAGAAGAAAGAACAATTCGACATGTGAGTATAGCGGTTTGGAGGGCTTTCTTTGCAAGATTTAGAATGGTGGAAAAACAACTCAGCATGTCCTCATTGTATCAAGCAGATTTGGTGCTGAAGAACTTTTCTTGCAGCAATTCTTGTACACTTGTTCGAGATGAAAAAGGGCTTATTATTGGTTGGAAAGGAACACCAGTGCATTCCCTTACTACTTGGAAGTTCCTGTAG